The following coding sequences lie in one Wolbachia endosymbiont strain TRS of Brugia malayi genomic window:
- the purD gene encoding phosphoribosylamine--glycine ligase, with protein sequence MKVLVIGSGGREHALLWTLKKSPILTELYITPGRPAMGNLGVLVNINIQNSIDMTRFCKRENIELVIIGPEQPIIDGLADNLVAEGINVFAPSQAAAKLEASKSFTKGICKQYGIPTAKYECFVDERLAKSFVRSNKIKFPLVVKANGIAAGKGVIVCNTENEAFSAIDSMLVEKKFGESGEEIIIEEFLVGEEVSFFALVDGLKVVTLGCAKDYKRVDENNDSRNTGGMGSYSSPSIISKDMEQKIIQRIIYPTIQALANMGTPYRGVLFAGLITCKDSPKLLEYNVRFGDPEAQSMLPRFDASCDLLELMLSVAKGKLSAKTVELNSKATVCVVVASKGYPGDYQKGEIIKGLAKIESIPGVLVFHAGTKLDESGNWVSDGGRVLNIVGEGNTLEEAKSKVYSALNFLEWPGGFFRYDIGS encoded by the coding sequence ATGAAGGTTCTGGTTATAGGTTCTGGTGGACGTGAGCATGCTTTGCTTTGGACTTTAAAGAAGTCTCCTATCTTAACCGAGTTATATATCACTCCTGGCCGCCCAGCTATGGGAAATCTCGGAGTTCTTGTGAATATAAATATTCAAAATTCAATCGATATGACACGATTTTGTAAGAGAGAAAATATAGAATTAGTTATTATTGGTCCAGAACAACCAATAATTGATGGGCTTGCTGACAACTTAGTTGCAGAGGGAATAAATGTTTTTGCTCCAAGTCAAGCAGCTGCAAAACTCGAAGCATCAAAATCCTTTACCAAGGGAATATGTAAGCAATACGGCATACCAACTGCCAAGTACGAGTGTTTTGTTGACGAGAGATTAGCTAAAAGTTTTGTACGTAGTAATAAAATAAAATTTCCACTTGTAGTGAAAGCGAATGGAATTGCAGCAGGGAAAGGTGTAATAGTATGCAATACGGAAAATGAGGCTTTTTCAGCAATAGACTCAATGTTGGTGGAGAAAAAATTTGGTGAATCAGGTGAAGAAATAATCATAGAAGAATTTTTAGTTGGAGAGGAAGTAAGCTTCTTTGCTCTTGTTGATGGGTTAAAAGTAGTAACCCTTGGATGTGCGAAAGATTATAAGAGAGTTGATGAGAATAATGACAGTCGAAATACTGGAGGTATGGGGTCATACTCGTCACCTTCAATTATAAGTAAGGATATGGAACAAAAAATTATCCAAAGAATAATATATCCTACAATTCAAGCATTGGCTAACATGGGAACCCCTTATCGAGGAGTGCTTTTTGCTGGTTTAATAACTTGCAAAGATAGTCCAAAACTTCTTGAGTACAATGTTAGATTTGGTGATCCTGAAGCACAATCCATGTTACCTAGGTTTGATGCAAGTTGTGACTTATTGGAATTAATGTTGTCAGTTGCAAAAGGGAAGTTAAGTGCTAAAACGGTGGAGCTTAATAGCAAAGCTACAGTTTGTGTAGTTGTTGCAAGCAAAGGCTACCCAGGTGATTATCAAAAGGGAGAAATAATTAAAGGACTAGCTAAAATTGAAAGTATTCCTGGTGTACTGGTATTTCATGCTGGTACTAAGTTGGATGAAAGTGGCAATTGGGTTTCCGATGGCGGAAGAGTATTGAATATAGTAGGAGAAGGAAACACTTTAGAAGAAGCTAAAAGTAAAGTGTACTCTGCATTAAATTTTTTAGAATGGCCAGGAGGTTTCTTCAGGTACGACATTGGAAGTTAA
- the pheT gene encoding phenylalanine--tRNA ligase subunit beta encodes MRFTLSWLLEHLETNASLEEITDKLTHIGLEVKDVVDNTKLAGFIVAKVLEVTPHPNVDKLKLCKVDNGSKILQIVCGANNVREGLKTVLASLGSTLPESNFTIKPTKIRGVLSEGILCSASELMLAQEKSKGIIELSDDYKVGNKFFNCDPVIDINVTTNRGDCLSVHGIARDLAATGIGTLNSLIYSSAIPAHDTGIQDRSKSGMTRSSSINVKVIDGESFISGVYISNVRNKESPRWLKDRLESVGMRSISAIVDITNYIMMSFGRPMHAYDAKKIEGKLIVRKANNGEKFTGLNGKEYLLNNDISVISDNNNIHAIAGIIGGKCSKCTLETTDVFLESAWFNPISVTKSSRQLNISTDSSYRFARSVDPGFILDGLHFAAQMIVDLCGGKASNVVFAGSLDEADTKVSFDYQDVNKFGSVSVLPDEMFDILTKLGFSTDKKTENNWNVKVPSWRSDVTIPADLVEEVVRIYGYDKIKEEPLIDNVEVEINTHDNLRVLMISRGFHEVFTWSFMSESIAEKFGYSNKLFIIDNPFNNNFNIMRPSIVPNLLQVTADNIVHGMSDLAIFEIGPVYDSLDQPKYSLSGIRTGNNLPRNHYNTDRKIDVFDAKADLIAALELFNVSYGNLTIERAEKEYYHPGKSGTLSFKNKATGYFGELHPNILDLFDIKQKVVGFEMILENMGNLPVSREKFIDYKHQSVKRDFAFIVNRDVEVGKIINMVKKSSELITEVFVFDVYHGNNMEPNKMSIALSVTFCSPTHTLIEEEIQKESSAIVNLVHKNTGGILRYT; translated from the coding sequence ATGAGATTTACATTATCTTGGTTACTAGAGCACTTAGAAACGAATGCTAGTTTAGAAGAAATCACTGATAAGTTAACTCATATAGGGTTAGAAGTAAAAGATGTGGTTGACAATACCAAATTAGCTGGATTCATTGTTGCAAAAGTGTTGGAAGTCACACCTCATCCAAATGTTGATAAGTTAAAGCTGTGTAAAGTAGATAATGGAAGTAAAATCTTACAAATAGTCTGTGGGGCAAATAACGTTAGAGAAGGCTTGAAGACTGTACTTGCATCTCTTGGCAGCACATTGCCAGAAAGTAATTTCACAATTAAGCCCACAAAAATACGAGGGGTGCTAAGTGAAGGAATACTCTGTTCCGCTTCTGAGCTTATGCTGGCTCAAGAGAAAAGTAAAGGAATAATTGAACTCTCTGATGATTATAAAGTGGGGAATAAATTTTTCAATTGTGATCCTGTAATCGATATAAATGTCACCACAAATCGTGGAGATTGCCTGAGTGTACATGGAATAGCTCGAGACTTGGCAGCAACTGGAATTGGAACATTAAATTCCTTAATTTATTCTAGCGCCATTCCAGCTCATGATACTGGAATCCAAGATAGATCCAAGTCTGGAATGACAAGGAGCTCTTCTATAAATGTTAAGGTCATCGATGGTGAGAGCTTTATTAGTGGAGTATACATTTCCAATGTGAGAAATAAGGAGAGCCCAAGATGGTTAAAAGATAGGCTGGAATCAGTAGGAATGCGTTCCATTTCTGCAATAGTTGATATTACTAACTATATTATGATGTCCTTTGGTCGCCCGATGCATGCGTATGATGCGAAAAAAATAGAAGGGAAACTCATAGTACGCAAAGCAAACAATGGAGAAAAATTTACTGGTTTAAATGGTAAAGAGTACTTATTAAATAATGATATAAGCGTTATTTCTGATAATAATAATATTCACGCAATTGCTGGAATTATAGGCGGTAAGTGCAGTAAATGTACACTTGAAACTACTGATGTCTTTTTAGAATCTGCTTGGTTTAATCCTATCTCTGTTACTAAATCTTCAAGGCAACTCAATATTTCCACAGACTCAAGTTACAGATTTGCACGTTCAGTTGATCCTGGATTTATTCTTGATGGGCTCCATTTTGCAGCTCAGATGATTGTTGATTTGTGTGGTGGAAAAGCCTCAAACGTAGTGTTTGCTGGCAGTTTGGATGAGGCTGATACCAAGGTGAGTTTTGATTATCAAGATGTAAACAAGTTTGGAAGTGTGTCTGTATTGCCTGACGAGATGTTTGATATCTTAACAAAATTAGGATTTAGCACTGATAAAAAAACTGAGAATAATTGGAATGTAAAAGTACCAAGCTGGAGATCGGATGTTACCATACCTGCTGACCTAGTTGAAGAGGTAGTAAGAATATATGGATATGATAAAATAAAAGAGGAACCACTAATAGACAACGTTGAGGTAGAAATTAATACACACGATAACTTGCGTGTTTTGATGATAAGCAGAGGATTTCATGAAGTGTTCACTTGGTCATTTATGAGTGAATCGATAGCTGAAAAATTTGGCTACTCAAATAAGTTATTTATCATCGACAATCCATTTAATAATAACTTCAATATAATGAGGCCAAGTATCGTTCCAAATTTGTTGCAAGTTACTGCTGACAATATCGTCCATGGAATGTCTGATCTTGCAATTTTTGAGATCGGACCAGTTTACGATAGTCTCGACCAACCTAAGTATTCTTTAAGTGGAATAAGAACAGGCAATAATTTGCCGCGAAACCATTATAATACTGATAGGAAAATAGATGTTTTTGATGCAAAGGCTGATTTAATAGCAGCTTTGGAGCTTTTTAATGTTAGTTATGGAAATTTAACAATAGAAAGAGCAGAAAAAGAATATTACCACCCAGGAAAGTCAGGCACTCTCTCTTTCAAGAATAAAGCAACAGGTTATTTTGGGGAGTTGCATCCTAATATATTAGACCTTTTTGACATCAAACAAAAAGTTGTAGGCTTTGAGATGATATTAGAAAATATGGGAAACCTACCTGTAAGCAGAGAAAAATTTATCGATTATAAGCATCAAAGCGTAAAGCGCGATTTTGCATTTATTGTGAATAGGGATGTAGAAGTTGGTAAAATAATTAACATGGTAAAAAAAAGCTCAGAGCTCATTACGGAAGTTTTCGTATTTGACGTATACCATGGAAATAACATGGAACCGAATAAAATGTCTATAGCATTGTCAGTTACTTTCTGTTCTCCAACTCACACCTTGATTGAAGAGGAAATTCAAAAAGAATCGAGTGCTATAGTCAACTTAGTGCATAAAAATACCGGAGGAATCTTGAGGTATACCTAA
- a CDS encoding glycosyltransferase codes for MSYDKMNGEDFPIHTILLPTFEKSAIIEQLIESIESLDYPRSELEVEFLIESNNQEMLTAIEKHTLPQYFEVMKVPLFLPKIKARLYNYAMSLVRGKYVVMYDVDDKLDPLQLKKTLIEFDRDNDELSCVQARLNYYNHNHNFLTKSFSLKYMSCFRTYCLDSKK; via the coding sequence ATGAGTTATGATAAGATGAACGGAGAAGATTTTCCTATACATACTATTTTATTGCCTACTTTTGAAAAAAGTGCAATAATAGAACAATTGATTGAAAGTATCGAAAGTTTGGATTACCCAAGATCGGAATTAGAAGTAGAGTTTCTTATAGAAAGTAATAATCAGGAAATGCTTACAGCTATAGAAAAACATACTTTACCACAATATTTTGAAGTAATGAAGGTACCTCTTTTTTTACCTAAAATAAAGGCCAGGTTATACAATTATGCTATGAGCCTTGTAAGGGGAAAGTATGTAGTAATGTATGATGTAGATGACAAGTTAGACCCATTACAGTTAAAAAAAACACTGATTGAATTTGACCGGGATAACGATGAGTTATCTTGTGTGCAGGCAAGACTAAATTACTATAATCACAATCACAATTTTCTGACAAAATCCTTTTCTTTGAAATATATGAGTTGTTTCCGTACTTATTGCCTGGATTCCAAAAAATGA
- a CDS encoding ATP synthase F0 subunit B, with the protein MPQLDVSTFFSQVFWFLIFFSLLFFVVRYLFLPKLDGIINTRSKRALDSFNSSICLLRLIENQTVKYNTALNQAEIQVKRVIDDALIQVEKMKANVKNILEEEDKKISKFIEEGVAKFKSEYTDELKQMTTNIALIYYNKLTNSEIKKEFVANLVSKEF; encoded by the coding sequence ATGCCACAGCTTGATGTTTCAACTTTCTTTTCTCAAGTTTTTTGGTTTTTAATTTTTTTTTCTTTACTGTTTTTTGTAGTACGTTATTTATTTCTGCCAAAGTTAGATGGAATAATAAATACTAGAAGTAAAAGGGCATTGGATTCTTTTAATAGTTCTATTTGTCTTCTAAGGCTCATAGAAAATCAGACTGTTAAATATAATACAGCTTTGAATCAAGCTGAGATACAGGTAAAAAGAGTTATAGATGATGCATTAATCCAGGTAGAAAAGATGAAGGCTAACGTGAAGAATATATTAGAAGAGGAAGACAAAAAAATAAGTAAGTTCATTGAAGAAGGAGTTGCAAAGTTTAAGTCTGAGTACACTGATGAGTTAAAGCAAATGACTACTAATATTGCCTTGATTTATTACAATAAGTTGACTAATTCTGAAATTAAAAAGGAATTTGTTGCTAATTTGGTGTCTAAAGAATTTTAG
- a CDS encoding ATP synthase F0F1 subunit B: MSTSLIVGLAFFVGFIFSYKLLKKVIKNALNDKRNKSKLTNEEIEKFRRDMLEYYKKSSEKYKKLDEEVNKMMNEAFDKADSIIKHNRKQLDRTLDDNARSYLEKVTDQVEKAIGDLQANTANIAADAVKKIMQEHKDDKRSSEVISSFSRNLNKKLH; this comes from the coding sequence ATGTCTACGTCACTAATTGTTGGTCTTGCTTTTTTTGTAGGCTTTATCTTTTCATATAAGTTATTAAAGAAAGTGATAAAAAACGCTCTTAACGACAAGCGCAACAAGAGCAAGCTTACGAATGAAGAGATTGAAAAATTCAGAAGAGATATGTTGGAGTATTACAAAAAATCTTCTGAAAAATACAAAAAATTAGATGAGGAAGTTAATAAAATGATGAATGAAGCATTTGATAAGGCTGATAGTATCATTAAGCATAATAGAAAGCAGCTAGATCGGACATTAGATGACAATGCCCGTTCTTACTTGGAGAAAGTTACTGATCAAGTTGAAAAAGCCATTGGAGATTTGCAAGCTAACACAGCAAATATAGCTGCTGATGCTGTAAAGAAAATAATGCAAGAACATAAGGATGATAAGCGCAGTAGTGAGGTTATATCTTCGTTCTCGCGCAACCTAAATAAGAAACTGCATTAG
- the serS gene encoding serine--tRNA ligase — MHDIEYIRQNSEEFEKAMESRGMKEFSAEEILKVDHKKRLLTTKLQDLNRQRNEITKKIKELKMSKSPCEKQIKSSKNITNEIEAISLKEQMEKDKLVNILSNLPNIPVQGVPIGAGENSNLEVRRYREKRQFDFVPKSHYELGERLGLMDFEQAAKISGSRFAILKGQLAKLGRALINFMLEMHVNEFGYTEVYHPVLVKNEAMYNVGQLPKFSDDSYLTTDELRLIPTGEVVLTNSVADKIVEEKKLPIRFTAYSECFRKEAGSAGQSTRGMIRQHQFGKVELVSITTEDQSNDELERMTGVAEEILKRLELPYRVILLCSGDMGFAAQKTYDIEVWLPEQNRYREISSCSNCGNFQARRMNAKYSLEANKKVKKYVHTLNGSALAIGRTIIAVMENYQNPDGSITIPNVLQKYISNGTVISK, encoded by the coding sequence ATGCATGATATAGAATATATACGCCAAAATTCTGAAGAATTCGAAAAAGCAATGGAAAGTAGGGGAATGAAAGAGTTTTCTGCAGAAGAGATACTAAAAGTTGATCACAAGAAAAGGTTGTTGACCACTAAATTGCAAGATTTAAATAGGCAACGCAACGAAATCACAAAAAAAATAAAAGAGCTTAAAATGAGCAAGAGCCCTTGTGAGAAGCAAATAAAGTCATCAAAAAATATCACAAATGAGATAGAAGCAATCAGCTTAAAAGAGCAAATGGAAAAGGATAAATTAGTTAATATCTTATCTAATTTACCGAATATCCCTGTGCAGGGTGTACCAATAGGTGCAGGCGAGAACTCTAATTTAGAGGTGAGAAGATATCGAGAAAAGAGGCAATTTGATTTCGTGCCAAAGTCTCATTATGAACTCGGAGAAAGGTTAGGTTTAATGGATTTCGAGCAAGCAGCAAAAATTTCTGGGTCAAGATTTGCGATATTAAAAGGGCAGCTAGCTAAGCTTGGACGAGCACTAATAAATTTTATGCTTGAAATGCATGTTAATGAATTTGGCTATACTGAGGTATATCACCCAGTCTTGGTAAAAAATGAGGCTATGTATAATGTTGGTCAGCTACCGAAATTTTCTGATGATTCATATCTAACTACCGACGAATTAAGATTAATCCCCACAGGTGAGGTGGTTTTAACAAATTCGGTTGCTGATAAAATAGTAGAAGAAAAGAAACTGCCTATTCGTTTTACTGCATATTCAGAATGTTTTCGTAAAGAGGCTGGTAGTGCAGGACAAAGCACGAGAGGCATGATAAGGCAACACCAATTTGGTAAAGTAGAGTTGGTAAGTATCACAACTGAAGATCAATCAAATGATGAACTTGAGCGTATGACAGGTGTTGCTGAAGAGATATTAAAAAGATTAGAACTGCCATATAGAGTAATACTATTATGCAGCGGCGATATGGGCTTTGCTGCACAAAAGACCTATGATATAGAGGTGTGGTTACCTGAGCAAAATAGGTATAGAGAAATATCGAGCTGTTCAAATTGTGGTAATTTTCAGGCAAGGAGGATGAACGCTAAATACTCTTTAGAAGCTAATAAAAAGGTAAAAAAATATGTTCACACTTTAAATGGCTCGGCTTTAGCTATAGGAAGAACGATTATTGCCGTAATGGAAAATTATCAAAATCCTGACGGGTCGATTACAATACCAAATGTGTTGCAAAAATACATCAGTAATGGTACTGTTATAAGCAAATAA
- the dusB gene encoding tRNA dihydrouridine synthase DusB — MSLQIGILMIGSPVILAPMSGVTDYPFRSIVKKLGASLLVSEMIASRAMIMQTRQSMQKAKVDELTAVQLAGCEPDIMAEAAKLNEDMGAKIIDINFGCPVKKVVNGYAGSALMRNEKKAAEIIEAVVKAVNVPVTVKIRTGWNNENRNAPRLAKIAEDLGAKMITVHGRTRAQLYNGQADWKFIRNVKEQVKIPVIVNGDIKSLNDIQNALKESRADGVMIGRGAYGRPWLINQAINFLSGSEVSEPTASEKLSIILEHYDNILEYYGNDAGIKIARKHIGWYSSGFKNSSEFRVRVNNMTDSMEVKENIVSFFSQV, encoded by the coding sequence ATGTCCCTGCAAATAGGAATTTTGATGATTGGTTCTCCGGTAATCTTAGCTCCAATGTCTGGAGTTACTGATTATCCATTCAGAAGCATTGTGAAGAAACTTGGTGCAAGTTTGTTAGTTTCAGAGATGATTGCAAGCAGAGCTATGATCATGCAAACTCGCCAAAGTATGCAAAAAGCAAAAGTTGATGAATTAACTGCTGTGCAGCTTGCTGGGTGCGAACCAGATATAATGGCGGAAGCTGCAAAATTAAATGAAGATATGGGAGCTAAAATCATAGATATAAATTTTGGTTGCCCAGTTAAAAAAGTTGTGAATGGTTATGCAGGATCAGCGCTAATGCGTAATGAAAAAAAGGCTGCTGAGATAATTGAAGCTGTAGTCAAGGCAGTGAACGTGCCAGTTACGGTGAAAATTCGTACCGGATGGAACAATGAAAACCGTAATGCTCCACGTTTAGCAAAAATTGCAGAGGATCTTGGAGCAAAGATGATAACTGTGCACGGAAGAACAAGAGCACAGCTTTATAATGGTCAAGCAGATTGGAAATTTATTAGAAATGTTAAAGAGCAAGTAAAGATCCCGGTAATAGTAAACGGCGATATTAAAAGTTTGAATGATATTCAAAATGCACTTAAAGAATCCAGAGCAGATGGGGTTATGATAGGTCGTGGTGCTTATGGTAGACCTTGGCTGATTAACCAAGCAATAAACTTTTTAAGTGGAAGTGAAGTTTCTGAGCCAACAGCTTCAGAGAAACTGAGCATCATACTTGAGCATTATGACAATATTCTTGAGTACTACGGAAATGATGCAGGAATAAAGATCGCCCGCAAACACATAGGTTGGTACAGTAGCGGGTTTAAGAACTCATCTGAATTTCGTGTGAGAGTAAATAACATGACAGATAGTATGGAAGTGAAAGAAAATATAGTTAGCTTCTTTAGTCAAGTATGA
- a CDS encoding F0F1 ATP synthase subunit C has product MDLVALKFIAIGLSVLGILGAGLGVANIFSTMLSGLARNPESEGKMKIYVYVGAGMVEFTGLLAFVLAMLLMFVA; this is encoded by the coding sequence ATGGATTTAGTAGCTTTAAAGTTTATAGCGATTGGTTTAAGCGTACTTGGCATACTTGGGGCAGGTCTTGGTGTAGCAAATATATTTTCTACTATGCTAAGTGGGCTTGCAAGAAACCCTGAATCGGAAGGTAAAATGAAAATTTACGTTTATGTTGGTGCTGGTATGGTTGAATTTACGGGGTTGCTCGCGTTTGTTCTTGCAATGTTATTGATGTTCGTTGCTTAA
- a CDS encoding F0F1 ATP synthase subunit A: MALNPLEQFKIHTIVELPKLFGHDINFTNSSLFMMISVVSVILFLLLGVRKGAVIPGYLQAAVEYVYDFITSIIESNTGSKGLKHIPLVFTVFTFTLSCNLVGMLPYSFTVTSHVIVTFALSMIVFTYTTIVGFKEKGINFLRILLPEGIPSWLAPMMVFIKLFAYLARPISLSIRLAANMIAGHTIIKVVAGFIMNMHLILTPIPFLFIIALIGFEVFVAILQAYIFTILTCIYLSDAVK; the protein is encoded by the coding sequence ATGGCGTTAAATCCGCTAGAACAGTTTAAAATACATACAATAGTAGAGTTACCTAAATTATTTGGGCATGACATAAATTTTACCAACTCATCCCTTTTTATGATGATTTCAGTAGTATCGGTTATACTTTTCTTGCTCTTGGGGGTAAGAAAAGGGGCAGTAATACCAGGCTATTTGCAAGCTGCGGTTGAGTACGTATATGATTTTATTACTTCCATAATAGAAAGTAATACTGGAAGCAAAGGCCTAAAGCACATTCCGTTGGTATTCACAGTATTTACTTTTACTTTGTCGTGTAATTTGGTTGGTATGCTTCCTTATAGTTTTACAGTTACAAGTCATGTGATAGTTACTTTTGCCCTATCAATGATAGTTTTTACTTATACAACAATTGTTGGATTCAAAGAAAAGGGAATAAATTTTTTACGCATACTGTTACCGGAAGGTATCCCATCATGGCTTGCACCCATGATGGTTTTTATTAAGCTATTTGCTTACCTGGCAAGGCCTATAAGCTTATCAATAAGGCTTGCTGCAAACATGATTGCGGGTCATACAATTATCAAAGTAGTAGCAGGGTTTATTATGAATATGCATTTGATTCTAACCCCTATACCGTTTTTGTTTATAATTGCACTAATAGGATTTGAAGTGTTTGTTGCAATTCTACAAGCTTATATATTTACTATATTAACGTGTATATATTTATCGGATGCAGTAAAGTAA
- a CDS encoding COX15/CtaA family protein, whose amino-acid sequence MEQNSAWFMEQKQSKSVAIWLFLCSIMIVLMVGIGGFTRLSKAGLSITEWNPITGAFPPLNERDWLQEKSKYETTPEYKTFNYGMSMEEFRTLYLIEYVHRLFARLTGLIFILPFIYFTLKKRISKKVVIRLSIALSFGVLQAFTGWYMVKSGLVAKPHVSHYMLTLHLLLALVIFALLSYQFFNYQVRQKQTKLKISGSTVHYVGIILILIVVQIIFGAFVAGLNAGLIYNTFPLMGGHIIPKDLFFLQPTWLNIFENRATVQFIHRTLALLILVLTTVLTIKNASVKSVYVMLLSVIIQIILGVVTLLLHIPITIAISHQMFSFILFGSGLCFLCYLRKQN is encoded by the coding sequence ATGGAACAAAATTCAGCATGGTTTATGGAACAAAAACAATCAAAATCCGTAGCTATTTGGCTATTTCTCTGCTCTATCATGATAGTCCTCATGGTGGGGATTGGTGGATTTACCAGACTCTCAAAAGCAGGGCTATCTATTACAGAGTGGAACCCAATTACTGGAGCGTTTCCACCACTTAACGAACGAGACTGGCTACAAGAAAAATCAAAATATGAGACTACACCTGAATATAAAACATTTAACTATGGTATGAGCATGGAGGAGTTTCGTACTCTATACTTGATAGAGTATGTACATAGATTGTTTGCAAGGCTAACGGGATTGATTTTCATTCTGCCATTTATATATTTTACACTAAAAAAAAGAATATCTAAAAAGGTAGTAATAAGGTTATCTATAGCACTATCATTTGGAGTCTTGCAAGCTTTTACTGGTTGGTATATGGTTAAAAGCGGTTTGGTAGCTAAGCCACATGTGAGCCACTATATGCTCACACTTCATTTGCTATTAGCATTGGTTATTTTTGCATTATTATCATATCAATTTTTTAATTATCAAGTTAGGCAAAAGCAAACTAAACTTAAGATTAGTGGTAGCACTGTACACTACGTAGGAATAATTCTGATCCTGATTGTAGTACAGATAATTTTTGGGGCTTTTGTTGCAGGATTAAATGCTGGTTTAATTTACAATACCTTTCCACTAATGGGTGGACACATTATCCCGAAAGATTTATTTTTCTTACAGCCTACATGGCTAAATATCTTTGAAAACAGAGCAACAGTACAATTTATACACCGAACACTAGCATTGCTAATCTTGGTCCTGACAACAGTACTCACAATAAAAAATGCCAGTGTAAAATCTGTGTATGTTATGCTACTCTCCGTCATCATCCAGATAATTTTAGGAGTGGTCACTTTGTTGTTGCATATACCAATAACTATTGCTATATCTCACCAAATGTTCTCGTTTATCTTATTTGGATCAGGTTTATGTTTCCTATGTTATTTAAGAAAGCAGAACTAA